Genomic window (Vidua macroura isolate BioBank_ID:100142 chromosome 3, ASM2450914v1, whole genome shotgun sequence):
gaaattcaGCTATGACACAAAAACTAGTTATATTCTAAGGTTAGATGTCCAGGGAATACAGTAGAAATTGCATCTACTAACagcaaacaaactaaaaataattattgcagGCATTTTCTAAGCAGTAATAAGAGGCAggaaacaaatataaatattcatttaaataaatgaaatactgGTTCTAATAATCTAGGTTATGTTGCTAATTTGCTTTAAATACAACAAACTGCTCCTCTGTATTTGCAGTTAATTACTTAAGGATGTACAATACTGTGTTCTACAAAAGTCTTAGTTATGATCACACTTTTAAGTTTCTACCAGAAACATGTTTAAAATGTCGTTAAGACAAAGAAACAAGGAACTTACCCACTGAATTTCTATGTCTTTTGCTAGATTATCAAGTCTTTCAAAATCTTCTTTATTTATTACACTTCCTCCTGAACTTGTTCTCCAGccatttgttttccagttgtCAACCCAGCTCGTAATACCTGTGCAAAGGGAGTATCACTATAAGAATTCTATTAAAGAAGCCAGCAAGGATCAAGATGAAGCCAACAGCCTTTTAACAAGACATTATCTCTGTACAAAGTCTCAGGCAAAAACAATGGAGACAAAAGATAATTCTTGCTTGGTTCTCTGATTCTGTCTTTCAGGATTGATTATTACCTGAATTACCCAAtcattaaattaaatatctgtttttccaaatagatatttaatttaaagacTACCATCTTATATATGCATTGTACACAAAGTATCTCAAACTTCAATAAACTGAAGCTAAGGATTTGCTTGATGATACAGTAAGCAAAGCCTACTGCTCACCAAGGAGTTTTCTATACTACTCCTTaagtaaggatttttttttttaatatctttgctGGTATGGACAATGTAAGACATCCTTACTGCTTTCATGACCTGAACCAAATAGGAAATCTCCAATGTTGCATGCAAAACCTCCTAAAAACCAAATTACATCCATTTGTACTTAACCACAAGCCTCCTTCTTTGGCATTTTTAAATAGTAACACCTAGACACATCTACAAAATACCTTTGGTTAAACAAGAACGGCACTTACACCTCAGTGAcccaaaatgcaaaatgaaactgCAAGCGGAACCAAAGAGACTAAGACAAAAAGagcaacatttaatttttaaccaTGAGCTGCACTAAGGTTTTGTTTAATGTTAtttcaaaaaacccacaaaatcaAATCTCCAAAGTGATCTGGAAACAAGCAAACATGTACTGCCTTtgtaaaactgagaaaaaaaaacgaaaaataactaaccaaccaaacaaaaacttaTGCAGTTCCAGATTAACACAGGAACAAAATCTGAAGATCTTGAGGAAACAGGAAGTTTATTTTTCCGAAGTTAAGTCTTATTGGCTGCTTCATATAGTATTTATGGAGAATAAAATTAGGTTTTCCAGGTCTTTTAATGCATACTCTGAGCACATATCTCTGGCTAGTCTTCCAGTGTAGCCTAAAAGCTTGGAAGCAAGAGAACTTTAATGTACTTCACAGGTGTGTGTGTTAAAGACAGCCTCTCCAATATatgcaaaacaacaaaaaccctaCAGGTTACCACATCAACTTCCAAGTAATTTCCTGAGTACAGCCTTAACAACCTACACATGAATGACATTTTTTCTAGATTTTGTGTCACACTGAACACCTCAAGACACAAATCCTGGTGTTACTTCTGTCAGCATCTACTATAACAGACACTTTGATTCTATTTCATGCAGTTAGCAGGCAATGTCTGATACTCTGAAGTTTTCCACCAAGCAGTCATACATGGTAAGTTATGCATTGTCTTCCTTACATTCCTCTCTCCAGGACTCAGAATGTTCTGTGGGTCTTATGTAATGAAAAAGCATGCAGTGTCTTAAAGgatcaggaaaattaaaattattaacttACCATTAATAGTAAACTTGCTATCAGTGTAGATTATTAACTTCTTGATGTTTTGACTTTTGGCTTGCTCTATTGCTTTGCAGGCTGCCTTAAGAACATTTCAAAACAACCACAATTCAGAAAGGATTTTGACCACATGGAATTAAAATACCAACGAAGTACCTGATGCTAACACAGAACTACATATATTACTGTAAACTCTCCACCAATGGTTATCAACATGTTTTAGTGTAGAGGATCCCAAAAATCTGTATTGCAGATGACACCTTTATGATTCAGGCAAAGAGGTAGACATTTTAAGTTTCAATAGCAAACAAAACCTTGTAACATTCTGATGTTCACCTCTGTGCTGAAGGAGTAGCTCTGTGACACATTTTCTAACTATCAAAACCTCTATCAACACCAAGGTACTTTCTCCAAAAGTTTGAGGAGGAAGAATTCATATCAGTTCCAACAGTCTGGATGCCTTAACAGGTTGGGGGGTGGTTTTGGTGCTCTGAAATAATATACAAAGAGAAGTTGCCGGATGTGGATGTAGAACTGAAAAACTCTTGTGACAAATCTTACCACTGGCACACCAACATCACCTCTAAAATGAACTTTGTAGTTTTTAAGCAGATCAATTGCCCATTTCAGTTCATCTCCAAATGTGGAGTGTGGGACACAGCAATACCATAATTAAGAGGAGATGAAAAGAGAAGACTAAATCTGCTGTTCTCAACAGAAGTTAGTCAGGAGCCTAGAattgttttttatatttatctGAAGATTATGGTACTTTGATCCTGCCATCACGAGAAGCTGACTCTCAACCAATACTCAGCAGTCCTCACTTTAAGGTCTGAAGCACACACATTAAAAACACAAGAGACTCTACATAGAGTTGAGAGTAAGACTTTCTAATGTAAGGCTGTTTAAATAGCTGTGCTTGGTGACATTTGAAAATGCTCAAGGTGAATTACCTAGTTCAAAGCCAATAAAGACcaataaaacttgaaaataacTATTTGTTTGAAGTCATAACTCTGAATATTTTGCATACTTCTCTTAGAGCTCCATACTGGTTTCAGGAAACCAGAGTTGAAAAAGGCATGAAAGGGCAGCTGCAGTCCAACATGGAGAAGCATTTCAGGACATTTGCTACTTACAtggatttctgctctttgaTTAGTCTGCCGTCCAGGAAGTCTTTCACTAGTATTTCTGTGTCCAAAGAACAAACAGTAGATTAGTTATCCCAAGTATTCAGAATAATGTATAATGgctacacattaaaaaaaataaaaacaagaatattATTTCCAGTTGATTTTTCCCAGAGAGGCTGCTTTCTCTGCTCCCCTCAATATCTCCTGACTCAGTCTCACAACACTGTCATTATAAGTCTCAACAACAGAGTTTCATATTTAAAAGGAGGTTGGTATTGTAAATCACATAAAAACCAAGCAGAATAtattaattactttaaaaaaaaaaatccattgagTTACTTACAAAGGGTGGCCAGGTCCCCAGTAGACACCTATTCCAGCACATGCTCTGCTACGTCCATTACTAGTGCAACAACCATCTGTATAAACAACTGCAAAGTCACCTacaaaaaattatcaaaatcaGCACTTCTTCAAAAACACTATTTAAGATAGAAGAAATGTTTGCCACTATATTAATCCCCAAAACTTCCCTCCTCAGAGAGCCCTTCCAAAAGGCAACTACAGAAGCCATGTGAATGAGCAGTGCAAAACACAAGTCCCACTACAGCTTGACACCCTCACTGCTGCCAAGCCAGTCAGCCTCAAGAACTTCTGCCCCAACTCCCACACTTTTCACTGTAGTTCACGTCTTCTTCAAAACTTCAAAGCTACATCTAATCTGTAGCCCAGACACACATAAAATCACATCTATAACAATATGATTAAGCTATATATTCATACCAGTTAAAACCAATCAAAATTACACTGAAGGACAATGTGAACAAATAAATGATGGttcatgttttcatttcagaaggaaataatgAGCCTAATGCTGCCATATACAAACCTCCCTAAAAGTTTTCTAATAGTTACACTTGTTGCTTGTCACAGAGaataaacagatgaaaataattCAAGGAATGATCAAAGACCTCACCCATATATGAAAACTTATCTTCACTGACTCTTGGTATTGAGCACACTGACTGTACTTCATCATGTTTTACACGCTTTGCAATCTGCTCTTCACTGGTAGACTGTTCATATGGCCTTTTACATGTACTGCAACACGTGGTATTTAATTCTGGTTCCTCTCTCTTGCTACCATTTTCTTGTGTTACAGCTGGAGATCCAAATgcatcttcaaaaaaaaaaaaaaagttaggaaGTTGagcaaaatcaaattttatttgaaacGACTGCTTCTAAAGACAACAGTTCTTAGTAAGTTAGTCCGTTATCTGACACCCCCCCACCACCAAACTATTATCGAAAAGAAATAGAATACACCAGCCACTCTTCATCCTAAGTCAAACCGAAGAGGAAATAGACATGCAAGGGCCCTTACACCTTAACATAGATACGGACCAAGCAACGCTCTCCAAACACCCACAGAAACACTTTCACTGCACCGGCATATCCATCGCCGTGTCCGGAGGCCATCGCCACGGCATTGGCCAGTGACGAGGAATGAACGGGGCTGGTGCCCGCGTTTCGGCAGCAGCCGCAGCGCTGGCAGAGCCGCCGTGCCTGCCCCGCGCCCCCGGCGGGACGCCCgctctcctccccctcctccctgccgGGCGGCGGGACGCGCTACCTGCCGGCtcgggctgctgctgctgcggccCCGGGAGGCCGGCGCGCACGAAGGTCCAGGCGTCCTTCTCGGTGGCGAACTTCTTGAAGCTAGCGGAGGGGAACTTGTTCACCTGCTCCTGGCACTCCGCCCTGCAACAGAGCGGGCAGCGgtgaggccgggccgggcgggctcCCCGCTCCACCGGGGCCCTCGCTCACCAGGTGCGGTAGACGCCGGCCCGCCGGCCCTTGCGCACCGCGTAGAACATGGAGCCGCCCCTGGGGACCAAGCAGGAGTGGCTGAGCACGGCCACGAGCCAGCGCAGCatcccgcggccccgccgccatcCGCGCCCACCCCGGCACCCCTGCGCCTGCGCGGCCGCCGCGCTCACGGCAGCACCGGGCCCTCCTACGGGCCGCCAGAGAGGCCAAAGTACCAGAAAATGCCGCAGCGCAGGGTTTTGTGTGgcttggcttttttgtttggttggttttgttccCTCCCCCCGCCaataatgctatttttaaaacctaAATCAGCTGTTGTTTTGGGGGTGGGGCATGAGGTGTATGAGGTTGCAGCGGCTTTGCACAAGCCACCTCGTTCTGGAAGCCCCATTAGCTAAAAGGCAAAGAAGACGTCTCAGGTGCGCTGACGTGTTTAGCACGCCCGAAAGGCTGGAGCTGAAGAAGGTCGTTAAGCTGGTTCTCATCCTGCTGTCCACGCTCAGCTGCGTGTGTTCCAGCTGAGCCCTGCGTCCAGGCGGCCTCTGAAGTGAGGAGAAACACCTTCACGGAATCGCAGGGTAGTTAGGGTGGGAGGGACGTCTGGACATcatctgccatggcagggtcgGCTGgtgcaggtgacacaggaacatgtcctggtgggttttgaatgtctctAGAGAGGGAAGTTCCACGATCTCCCCGGGCAGCTCTGTAAAAAAAGTTCTTTGTCATGTTGAGGTGAAACTTCTCATGTTTTAGTTTATGGTGACtactccttgtcctgtcactaagCACCACCAAAAAGAGTCTGGCACCCTCCTCTTAGCACCTGGACTGCCATTACTGGGAGACCAAagctgggagctgggtgtgTGCCAAATTCAGTACCTCAGCTTCTGACAAGATCAAAGTAGCAAAGATGGGGGCACTGGTGTGGCCACCTCCAGAAACAGCCCAAGGTATCCAAGCTGCTGTTGTACTTCCCTCATAGCTCTAGTACAGATACCTGTGACAAAGATGACCACATGGTGCCAGAGCTGCGAGTGTTGTGTTCAAGAATGCAAAACACTGGCATTAATTTTGCCTTCTgtaacaaaaccaacaaatggGCTCAACATTATGCATAATTACTATGAGTATTATTTTGATAacatttctcttaaaaaaacccaaacccgAAGAGCTTATGTATTTGACAGGCCTTGGTAGAACTGAGAAACAACTTGGTCAGGGTtgtatgaaaatataattattgcATTTTCCTTACTTCTTCCAACATATTCATGAGACTTCATATACTCATAGCATCCTATTGCTGTTGGGATACTTTTGTTACACATCTgactaattttttctttccacttcttcttcatgcccaTTCTGAGACTGCATGGCATAAGAACCTTCTTAATTACATTACATTAATTACATTACTTTGTAGTGACATAACTTCTTTTAAAGATCACAGTGGTTCTTAAAAACCTGTCATGAATTTTGAGTACCAGGTATTATTGGGTACCAGGCACATTGATCACTCTACATCCTTCTCCTAATATAAACTCAGTGTCCAAAAGGAAACATCTCTCTTCACCTTCTTTTCTCGTTGCTGTTATGCAGCATCCTGCTCTGTTCAGCACTCACAGCATGGAGATGGGAAGGTGCAGATAGTCTCATCTTTATTCATTAATGCTCTGAACAGTCATGTTTTGATCCATACACACATCACCTGTTCTTTCTCCCTCTCATGAGTGGCTTCTCAGTATAAACTGAGTTCTTACTACTGGACTGATACACAATTCCTTGTTATCTTTCTTTTTGGTACTCAGGTCCTGATCACTGTTGTTTAGCCAAACCGTATCTCTATAAATACTAATCCTGGCCATCGGTATGAGCTGAGCAGTTTTTCCCAGTCATTGAATTAATGCTAGGGAAAAAGAGTGActtgggagaaaaatgggcactgAACAATCTGTTTTTCTGACTATCATAAATTTAGTGAAAATTATCATAAATTTAGTGAAATGTTAGAAAACATAATGAGCTGCATTTTGCAGATGCTAAGGTTGTTTAGTCTGGGATGTTGGTGTCTTTGTCAGTTTTTTGTTTACAAAAGCTTATTACTCCACTATTGCATTGTGTAAAGCAACAAACTACACACAGCATTACATGGTAATAGCAAATTGTTTGTACAAGCTTAAGCTAGCTGCTCTTGGGGTAATCCAGGGAATCTAAACACAGAACCAGTGTTCTGAACCCCATTCCTGGGTCTAACATCCCTGGACAGTATGTGCAGAGAGTTGCACACCTGCCTCCAAGTGGGATCTACCCTTGAGCAAGAAAC
Coding sequences:
- the RNASEH1 gene encoding ribonuclease H1 codes for the protein MLRWLVAVLSHSCLVPRGGSMFYAVRKGRRAGVYRTWAECQEQVNKFPSASFKKFATEKDAWTFVRAGLPGPQQQQPEPADAFGSPAVTQENGSKREEPELNTTCCSTCKRPYEQSTSEEQIAKRVKHDEVQSVCSIPRVSEDKFSYMGDFAVVYTDGCCTSNGRSRACAGIGVYWGPGHPLNTSERLPGRQTNQRAEIHAACKAIEQAKSQNIKKLIIYTDSKFTINGITSWVDNWKTNGWRTSSGGSVINKEDFERLDNLAKDIEIQWMHVPGHAGFQGNEEADRLAREGACKEKC